GTACATGCCCTTGGCGCCCGACGGACGCGCCTTGACCAGCGCATCAACAAGAGCCTTGACGTTCAGTTCGAGGGCTTCGGTGGTGAAGCTCACCTTGCCGACGCCGACGTGAACGATACCGGCCTTTTCGACACGGAACTCAACGGCGCCGCCCTTGGCGTCCTTGACGGCCTGAGCCACGTTCGGGGTCACGGTGCCAACCTTCGGGTTCGGCATCAGGCCACGGGGACCAAGCACCTTACCGAGGCGACCAACCAGGGCCATCATGTCCGGGGACGCGATGACGCGGTCGAAATCCATGAAGCCGCCCATGATCTTTTCGACCAGGTCTTCGGCACCAACGACTTCAGCGCCAGCAGCGAGAGCTTCTTCAGCTTTCTTGTCCTTGGCGAACACGGCGACGCGAACGTCCTTGCCGGTGCCGGACGGCAGGTTGACAACGCCACGGACCTGCTGGTCAGCGTGACGTGGGTCAACGCCCAGATTGATGGAGATTTCAACGGTTTCGTCGAACTTCGCCTTGGCGTTGGCCTTAACCACGCCGAGGGCTTCGGTCAGACCGTAGGACTTGTTGACGTCGACATTCCAGGCTTGAATGCGTTTTGCAGTTTTGGTCATATTAATCCACCACCTTCAGGCCCATGGAACGTGCCGAACCCTCAATGATCAGGGTGGCGGCGTCCAGGTCGATTGCGCTCAAATCCTTCATCTTCTTTTCGGCGATATCGCGCAGCTGACCGCGCGTGATCGAACCGGCGACTTCGCGGCCGGGAAGCTTCGAACCGGACTTCAGGTTCAGGGCTTGCTTGATGAAGAAGGTCGCCGGCGGCGTCTTCGTGACGAAGGTAAAGGACTTGTCCTGATAGACCGTGATGATGGTCGGCAGGGGCGTACCCTTTTCCACGTTTTCGGTACGGGCGTTGAATTCCTTACAGAAACCCATGATGTTAACGCCGCGTTGGCCCAGTGCAGGACCGATGGGGGGCGAAGGCGTGGCAGAGCCGGCCTTCACCTGGAGCTTGATATAGCCCAGGATTTTCTTAGCCATTAGATATCTCCTAGAGTGCCAAGGAAAGGCACATTGTGAGCCGTGGTGTGGATCTCTCCTCCCACGGTTTTATCCTCGTTGTGATACGAAGAGCGGGCGCTATAGCGGGTTTGATACCGCTTGGCAAGCCATCCCCTTGCAAGATAAGGCCAAATCTTATCCGCACTTGGGTCTTTACATATATCGCGGGCATGAGAATAGTTCCACTCTCAACCTTCACCAGCAGGCAAGACATGACGAAATCCAGGCTTATGACCAACCTATCCCGCTCGCCCCTTGCCTGGCCCATAGCCGCCCTGCTGATGGCGGCTATACCGGCCACGGTCACGGCGCAAGCGGCGCCCGCGACAGCGCCGATAAACGTGCCGGCCATCCCTTACACAACACGCACCTTGCCAAACGGCTTGAAGGTCTTCTATTCGCGCGACACCACGACGCCCAACGTCACCATTCAGATGTGGTATGGCGTCGGCTCCAAGGACGATCCCAACGGTCGCTCAGGTTTCGCCCACCTGTTCGAACACCTGATGTTCAAGGCGACCCGCGACATGCCTCCCGAAAGTCTGGACCGCCTGACCGAGGACGTCGGCGGTAACAACAATGCCTCGACCTGGGATGATCTCACCAATTATTTTGAAACGGTGCCCGCCCAGCATCTGGAGCGTCTTCTGTGGGCGGAATCGCAACGCCTTGGCGCCTTGGTGGTTGATCAGGCCAATTTCGTCTCCGAGCGCGATGTGGTGAAGGAAGAACTGCGCCAGGGGGTGCTGGCCCAGCCCTATGGCCGCCTGTTCTCCTTGTATATTCCGCAATATTCTTACGCTGTGCATCCTTACAAGCGCCCCGGCATCGGCTCGATCGAAGAACTGGACGCGGCGACGATAGATGATGTGCGCGCTTTCCACGCCACCTATTATCGCCCGGATAACGCCGCCCTGATCGTGGTTGGCAATTTCGACGAAAGCCAGCTCAATCTCTGGATCGATCAGTATCTCGGCAAGTTGAAAAACCCGTCGACGCCCCTGCCCCGCGTCACGACGGTGGAACCGGAACGTACAGCCGCCAAAACCGTCACCACCTATGGTCCCAACGTCCCTCTGCCCGCCGTGGTTATGACCTGGCTTGGACCTAAGGCTTCCGACAAGGATGCCGCCGCCGTGAAGGTGCTCAATGCCATCATGTCCAGCGGCAAGTCTTCGCGGCTCTATAACAGCCTCGTCTACGACAAGCAGGTCGCCACTGAAGTGCTGTCAAACGGCGACATGTCGGCGCAGGGCGGTCTGATCTATTTCGGCGCCATCATGTCGGATGGCAAGGCACCCGCCGAAGGCGAAGCCTTGCTGGCCGCCCAGATCGCTGAACTGCGTGATAAGCCCGTATCCGCCAGCGAACTCGAAGAGGCCAAGACGGAACTCATCGCCGCCGCTGTGCGCAATCGTGAAAGCATCGATGATCGCGCGTTTGCACTTGGCGCCGCCCTGCTGATTGAGGGTGACGCCGCCCGCGCCAATAGCGCCGTCGCCGAACTGTCGGCGGTGACGGCCGCCGATGTTCAGGCGGCCGCGCGTAAATATCTGGCGGCCAACCGCTCGACCACCATTCGCTATCTTTCGGAGTCCGAGCGCCCGAAGGGAGAAACAGAAGCAACGCCGATCGTTCCGACAGTCGCCAGTGTCAAGTTTACCGGCGAGGTCTATGCCCTGCGTCCCGCCGACCAACGTGAGGCGATGCCGCCACTTGGCAAGGCCGTCGACCCGGTACTGCCGGTGCCAAGCGAACAGGTTTTGCCCAATGGCCTCAAGGTCATTGTCGCCCATAGTTCCGATCTGCCGCTGGTCGCGGTGCGACTGCTGGCCAAGGCGGGCGCTTCGTCCGACCCGGCCGGCAAGGGCGGAACCGCCAGCCTGATGGCCAATGTCATAACCGAAGGTACCGCTACCCGTTCGTCGCAGGACATCGCGGTGCAAAGCGAGGCGCTCGGCACCGAGCTTTCGGCCGGTTCAGACTGGGAGTTATCATCGCTGCGCCTCAATGTCGTGAAGACGAACCTGGTGCCGGCCCTCGATATCATGGCCGACGTCGCCCAACACCCGGCCTTCAGCGCCGAGGAGATCGAGCGGGTACGCACGCAAACGCTCGATGACCTGAAAGTCAATTATCAACGCCCCAGTACCCTGGCGGGCTATATTTCCGCCCCGGTGCTCTACGCCGGCACGCCGATGGGACACGTCATCGGCGGCACACCGAATTCCCTGCCGAAGATCGGGCGTGACGACCTCGTGCGCTTCCATGACTCGGCCTGGCGTCCGGATAATGCCGTGCTTGTGTTGACCGGCGATATCACGCCGGAGGAAGGGTTCGCGCTCGCCCGCAAGACCTTTGGCGACTGGAAAGCACCCGCCGGCGCCGCACGGACCGCGCCGGCCGTCACCCCGACCGCCGCACCGCGCGATCTCATCATCGATCTGCCAGGCACCGGCCAGGCGGCGGTTTTCGTCGCCAAAACAGCCATTTCACGCAAGGCCGTCGACTACTATCCCGGACTGGTGGCAAATACGGTGCTCGGCGGTGGTTATTCAGCGCGCCTCAATCAGGAAATCCGCATCAAGAGAGGGCTTTCCTATGGCGCAAGTTCGGGCCTGTCGCCACGCCAAACCACTGGTGGTTTCACGGCGGCCACTCAGACCAAGAACAAATCGGCAGCCGAGGTGGTGGGCCTGATCAAGACCGAGATGACGCGTCTGGGGAGCGAGCCTGTCGGGGCGGACGAGATGACGGCGCGCAAATCGGTGCTGATGGGTGGCTATGGCCGCGCCTTAAGCAGCGCTGACGGACTGGCCAATGTGCTGGGCGACCTGGCCTTCTACGGTATCGATCTGACCGAAATCCAGCGCTATACGGCCAAGGTTACGGCTGTCACGCCGGCACAGGTCAGCGCCTTTGCCAAAACCCACCTCGCCCCCGCCGCTGCCAGCGTTATCATCGTCGGGGATCGCAAGAAGATGGGGGACGCCATCGGTACGGCCCTGCCAAAGGCGGAGCTTATTCCGCAAAGCGAACTGGATCTGGACCGACCCGACCTGACGTCAAAATGATAAAAAAAACGCTCCGGAAAACCGGAGCGCTTTTTTTGAAAGATAATCCAGACTGGATTAAACGCCGGTCTTCTCGACCTGAGCGTATTCCAGTTCGACCGGCGTGGCGCGACCGAAGATCGACACCGAAACGCGCAGACGGGCGTGTTCCTGATCGACCAACTCAACAACGCCATCGAACGAGGCAAAGTGGCCGGACGTAATCTTGACCTTTTCGCCGATGTCGAACGACAGGACGGGCTTCGGACGCTCAACCGCGGCGGCCGAGTTGCCAAGGATACGATCGACTTCCTTTTGCGACACCGGCATGGGCTTCGCGCCCGAACCAAGGAAGCCGGTGACCTTCGGCGTGTTCTTGACGAGGTGATAGGCTTCATCGGAAAGCTGCATCTTCACCAGCACGTAGCCGGGGAAGAACTTGCGCTCAGAATTGAATTTGCGGCCACGGCGAATCTCGACGACCTCTTCGGTCGGTACGAGGATTTCCGAGAACTTGTCCTCCAGACCCTGGCTCTTGGCCTGATCGCGCAGCGCCTCAGCCACCTTCTTCTCGAAGTTGGAATAGGCGTGGACGATGTACCACTTGTGGTTCGGGTTGGACGTGACAGCCGTTTCGGCGGGAGCAGGATTTGCCATGTAAGTTAGTCCTTATTGGCCGATTTTGGTGACATAGTTTGTCAGGAAGCCGAGAGCGCCGTCAATAACAAAGAAGAAAACACCGGCCAGCACGACCATGATCAGCACCATCACGGTGGTGATCCAGACTTCCTTGCGCGACGTCCAGGTGATGCGCTTGGCCTCGTTCTGAACTTCCTTGAAGAACTTCGCCGGATTGAAAGGCTTCTTCGGCGTCTTGACCGCATCCGCCGTCGCGGCATTACCACTGGCAGCCGCCGGTGCAATCTTGCCGATCGCGACCTTGCGGCCCGGCTCAACGGTCTTTGTCTTGGTCTCTGGTTTCTTCACCGTCAAAACGCCTATCTTATGTTAGCGCCGCATTGCGCGACTTCCGAACAACAGAAATGAGGCTCGAAAACGAATTTTCAAGCCTCCAAATTATGGGGCCCGCATAGAAGAGTGCACAAAGTCATTTGTACGACACTTTTCGGATGCGTTCCGAAGGAGATTGGCAGGGGCGGAGGGATTCGAACCCACGACATCCGGTTTTGGAGACCGACGCTCTACCAGCTGAACTACACCCCTGCAGTTCTCAAGGAAGACCAGTGCGTAAGCCTTGGCACATCCATGGGAGGCGTGCGGTTTATCAGTGCTTGGGCGAACGTGCAACAGGCAAAGCAGCAATTATTCAGCATTTTTCACAGCAAATCCGGCAGTGCCCCAGGTCATCATGGCCGGCGCTTTGATTACGGCGCAAACGCTGGATCAACGATCGCCCACAAGGCAGACTTAGGATTAGCCGAGGTATCGAACAATAAGGGCCAGTTCGCGCGTGTGACCGGATAGGTATTTAGCCACGTACTCTTGTCCGTTATACCCCACGTCGTCACCGACTTGACGGAGGCATGGGCAGCAAACACCGTAAAGAGTTCGCGGTATTTCAAGGCCTGGGCCTGAAGCGCCGAATTATAGGCCGCCGTGCCCGGCGCAAGCGCTGCCAGACAGGTCGATGGTGTATCAAAGCAACTGCCCGGATCGTTATAGAGCGATACATCCATTTCGGTGATGTGGTTGATCAATCCCTTGGCCTCGACATCGGCCAGGGCGGCTTCGACCTGCGCCGCCGATGGATAACTGATACTGATGTGCATCTGATGCCCAACGCCATCAACAGGCACACCACGATCGATCATGCCCTGAACAATGGTCATCAGACGCCCGCGCTTGCCGGCATCTTCCGTCGAATAGTCATTGATGAACAACTGCACCGCAGGATCAGCGGCGCGGGCTGCATGAAAAGCGTAGTCGAT
The window above is part of the Asticcacaulis sp. MM231 genome. Proteins encoded here:
- the rplK gene encoding 50S ribosomal protein L11, producing MAKKILGYIKLQVKAGSATPSPPIGPALGQRGVNIMGFCKEFNARTENVEKGTPLPTIITVYQDKSFTFVTKTPPATFFIKQALNLKSGSKLPGREVAGSITRGQLRDIAEKKMKDLSAIDLDAATLIIEGSARSMGLKVVD
- the secE gene encoding preprotein translocase subunit SecE; amino-acid sequence: MKKPETKTKTVEPGRKVAIGKIAPAAASGNAATADAVKTPKKPFNPAKFFKEVQNEAKRITWTSRKEVWITTVMVLIMVVLAGVFFFVIDGALGFLTNYVTKIGQ
- a CDS encoding pitrilysin family protein, with product MAAIPATVTAQAAPATAPINVPAIPYTTRTLPNGLKVFYSRDTTTPNVTIQMWYGVGSKDDPNGRSGFAHLFEHLMFKATRDMPPESLDRLTEDVGGNNNASTWDDLTNYFETVPAQHLERLLWAESQRLGALVVDQANFVSERDVVKEELRQGVLAQPYGRLFSLYIPQYSYAVHPYKRPGIGSIEELDAATIDDVRAFHATYYRPDNAALIVVGNFDESQLNLWIDQYLGKLKNPSTPLPRVTTVEPERTAAKTVTTYGPNVPLPAVVMTWLGPKASDKDAAAVKVLNAIMSSGKSSRLYNSLVYDKQVATEVLSNGDMSAQGGLIYFGAIMSDGKAPAEGEALLAAQIAELRDKPVSASELEEAKTELIAAAVRNRESIDDRAFALGAALLIEGDAARANSAVAELSAVTAADVQAAARKYLAANRSTTIRYLSESERPKGETEATPIVPTVASVKFTGEVYALRPADQREAMPPLGKAVDPVLPVPSEQVLPNGLKVIVAHSSDLPLVAVRLLAKAGASSDPAGKGGTASLMANVITEGTATRSSQDIAVQSEALGTELSAGSDWELSSLRLNVVKTNLVPALDIMADVAQHPAFSAEEIERVRTQTLDDLKVNYQRPSTLAGYISAPVLYAGTPMGHVIGGTPNSLPKIGRDDLVRFHDSAWRPDNAVLVLTGDITPEEGFALARKTFGDWKAPAGAARTAPAVTPTAAPRDLIIDLPGTGQAAVFVAKTAISRKAVDYYPGLVANTVLGGGYSARLNQEIRIKRGLSYGASSGLSPRQTTGGFTAATQTKNKSAAEVVGLIKTEMTRLGSEPVGADEMTARKSVLMGGYGRALSSADGLANVLGDLAFYGIDLTEIQRYTAKVTAVTPAQVSAFAKTHLAPAAASVIIVGDRKKMGDAIGTALPKAELIPQSELDLDRPDLTSK
- the nusG gene encoding transcription termination/antitermination protein NusG, whose amino-acid sequence is MANPAPAETAVTSNPNHKWYIVHAYSNFEKKVAEALRDQAKSQGLEDKFSEILVPTEEVVEIRRGRKFNSERKFFPGYVLVKMQLSDEAYHLVKNTPKVTGFLGSGAKPMPVSQKEVDRILGNSAAAVERPKPVLSFDIGEKVKITSGHFASFDGVVELVDQEHARLRVSVSIFGRATPVELEYAQVEKTGV
- the rplA gene encoding 50S ribosomal protein L1, which gives rise to MTKTAKRIQAWNVDVNKSYGLTEALGVVKANAKAKFDETVEISINLGVDPRHADQQVRGVVNLPSGTGKDVRVAVFAKDKKAEEALAAGAEVVGAEDLVEKIMGGFMDFDRVIASPDMMALVGRLGKVLGPRGLMPNPKVGTVTPNVAQAVKDAKGGAVEFRVEKAGIVHVGVGKVSFTTEALELNVKALVDALVKARPSGAKGMYVKKIALSSTMGPGVKVDTASAS